In Desulfovibrio sp. UCD-KL4C, a single genomic region encodes these proteins:
- a CDS encoding PLD nuclease N-terminal domain-containing protein: MFFGNTPTLPTETWIIILGSVGFFALLTLLAIWDAFKREFPSNMEKVGWIQLTIFIPFLGCLAYFILGRNRGKKYEEK, translated from the coding sequence ATGTTTTTTGGGAATACACCAACTTTGCCAACTGAAACCTGGATAATAATCCTTGGTAGTGTTGGATTTTTTGCCCTACTCACTCTTTTGGCGATATGGGATGCTTTTAAACGAGAATTCCCTTCAAATATGGAAAAGGTCGGCTGGATTCAACTTACTATTTTTATTCCTTTTCTAGGTTGTCTGGCATATTTTATATTAGGAAGAAACAGAGGTAAAAAGTATGAAGAAAAATAA
- the lgt gene encoding prolipoprotein diacylglyceryl transferase: MHPILFNIGPMPIYSYSVYLTAGCLLAMAWTMREARLKDMPYTLAPITGIIAIVCGLIGARALYVALYSQEFIRNPVEVFYIWQGGLVFSGALFFGTLSGLLYLKSQAQPLLQWVDCIVPGIALGQAVGRLGCFFAGCCYGKTTSLPWGVTFSDPESLAPLGHSLHPTQLYHSLSGLLIFIILMVAKKFIKKEGKLTGLFLILFSVCRFIIEFFRADYRGKLGPVSLTQFLTLIVLSVGFYLLFVHKHRRI, encoded by the coding sequence ATGCATCCAATATTATTTAACATAGGCCCCATGCCTATCTATAGCTATAGCGTATACCTTACAGCAGGTTGTTTACTAGCAATGGCGTGGACGATGCGCGAAGCTCGCCTTAAGGACATGCCATACACTCTTGCTCCGATTACCGGAATAATTGCAATAGTTTGCGGACTTATCGGAGCTCGAGCTCTTTATGTAGCTTTATACTCACAGGAGTTTATTCGTAATCCTGTTGAAGTCTTTTATATATGGCAAGGTGGTCTCGTTTTTTCAGGAGCACTTTTCTTCGGGACACTCAGCGGACTACTGTATCTAAAATCTCAGGCACAGCCTTTGTTGCAATGGGTGGACTGCATAGTTCCGGGAATTGCTTTGGGGCAAGCCGTAGGACGATTAGGTTGTTTTTTTGCCGGATGTTGTTATGGAAAGACAACATCACTTCCATGGGGAGTAACTTTTTCTGATCCGGAATCACTTGCTCCGCTAGGACATTCATTGCATCCTACTCAATTATACCATAGTTTGAGCGGATTATTGATATTCATCATTTTAATGGTGGCGAAGAAATTTATTAAAAAAGAAGGAAAGTTAACAGGTTTATTTCTAATATTGTTTTCAGTGTGCAGATTTATTATTGAATTTTTCAGAGCTGATTATCGAGGTAAATTAGGCCCTGTCAGTTTGACTCAATTCTTAACTTTGATAGTTCTCTCAGTTGGATTTTATTTGTTATTTGTACATAAGCACAGGAGAATATAA
- the lspA gene encoding signal peptidase II, whose translation MKKYSLAGLIATVIIILDQITKVAIRNNLELWSSKTIITDYFNLVYVINKGAAFGFLNRSDINWQRTFFIVVTVISLAAITMLLKSTKDKDLFQIAGLGFILGGAVGNLIDRIIYGEVTDFLDIYMGTHHWPAFNVADIAICIGAVAMIISVYRNKSNASNII comes from the coding sequence ATGAAAAAATACTCACTCGCTGGGCTTATTGCTACAGTGATAATTATCCTTGATCAAATTACCAAGGTAGCTATCCGAAATAATTTAGAGCTGTGGTCGTCCAAAACAATCATTACAGACTATTTTAACCTAGTATACGTGATAAATAAGGGAGCAGCTTTCGGTTTTCTAAATCGTAGTGATATCAACTGGCAAAGAACTTTTTTTATCGTTGTTACTGTCATTTCTTTAGCGGCAATCACTATGTTGCTCAAATCAACCAAAGACAAAGATCTTTTTCAAATAGCAGGACTGGGATTTATCCTTGGCGGGGCTGTAGGCAACTTAATTGACAGGATTATATACGGAGAAGTAACAGACTTTCTTGATATTTATATGGGGACACATCACTGGCCGGCATTCAATGTTGCGGACATTGCCATCTGTATTGGAGCTGTCGCCATGATTATTTCTGTTTACAGGAACAAATCCAATGCATCCAATATTATTTAA
- the ileS gene encoding isoleucine--tRNA ligase, with product MSDYKKTLCLPNTKFPMKANLKQREPEMLKRWEETGVYNKMVEANKDAEQYVLHDGPPYANGHIHMGTAMNKVLKDIIIKSRNMQGQKAEYVPGWDCHGLPIEHKVEQDLKKKKKDLPTLIIRRLCREYALKYVDIQRKEFKRLGVMGVWDNPYLTLKPEYEAATARELGRFMENGSVVRGKKPIHWCCSCKTALAEAEVEHEDSTSPSIYVRFPLNDKKVLEVLPSDISSKIDLSRTYVCIWTTTPWTMPDNMAVALHPEFDYCVTEVNGDFYILAERLLPVCAESFGWEKWNMLGTFEGAKLEGTIAKHPFYDRESPIVLADYVTLDSGTGCVHTAPGHGREDFETGNRYGLEVYSPMNNDGVFLKEVEFFAGLNAFEANPKVIEKLEEVGNLLAKEDITHSYPHCWRCKEPVIFRATTQWFISMEKNDLRKNTLKAIQDDVNWIPSWGENRIYKMIENRPDWCISRQRNWGVPIIALICQDCDEVYNDPKWVFSVVDEFEKHETGCDYWFEKSVEELAPTGLKCPKCGGTHWDKETDILDVWFDSGTSFAAVVEKRPELKFPADLYLEGSDQHRGWFHSSLLASMATRKTPPYRNVLTHGYVVDKHGKKMSKSIGNVIAPQEIIDQHGAEILRMWVSAVNYQEDVKISDEILSRLVDAYRRIRNTCRYLLGNLNGFNPETDAVPVSDLLPIDHFALDLVNRQHESIQDAYKNFEFHKVYHTLHNLCVTDLSAFYLDIIKDRLYVSGEKSLERRSAQTVLWQVMMMLLVDMAPVLSFTSEEVFDHLPEEMKCGVNTVFAVRPNLLVPAIDPDERTKWELLMDVRREVTKAIEPLRRDRVIGHSLDTEITLFADETITKALENLEMREFFIVSGAEVKPLAKADSEAVKPEELEGLAITVVKAEGEKCSRCWRYDTLGSNAEHPELCPRCTEVLAGE from the coding sequence ATGAGCGATTACAAAAAGACCCTGTGTCTGCCAAATACCAAATTTCCAATGAAGGCAAACCTCAAACAGCGTGAGCCTGAAATGCTTAAACGCTGGGAAGAGACCGGGGTTTATAATAAAATGGTCGAAGCCAATAAGGATGCAGAGCAGTATGTTCTGCATGATGGTCCTCCGTACGCGAATGGGCACATTCACATGGGTACCGCCATGAACAAAGTGCTTAAAGATATCATTATTAAATCACGTAATATGCAAGGTCAAAAAGCAGAATACGTGCCCGGATGGGATTGTCACGGCCTGCCGATTGAACACAAAGTCGAGCAAGATCTTAAGAAAAAGAAAAAAGATCTCCCAACTCTTATCATCCGCAGACTTTGCCGCGAATATGCACTTAAGTATGTAGACATTCAGCGTAAAGAATTTAAACGTCTTGGAGTAATGGGCGTATGGGATAACCCGTACCTGACTTTGAAGCCTGAATACGAAGCAGCAACTGCTCGTGAACTCGGACGTTTTATGGAAAACGGATCTGTTGTTCGCGGAAAGAAACCAATCCATTGGTGTTGTTCCTGTAAGACTGCTCTGGCAGAAGCAGAAGTTGAGCATGAAGATAGCACCTCTCCATCAATTTATGTCCGCTTTCCTTTAAATGATAAGAAAGTTTTAGAGGTCCTTCCTTCAGACATTTCATCTAAAATAGATTTGTCGCGTACATATGTCTGTATCTGGACCACTACCCCGTGGACAATGCCTGACAATATGGCAGTGGCTTTGCATCCTGAATTTGATTACTGCGTCACCGAAGTAAATGGAGATTTCTACATTCTGGCTGAAAGACTTCTACCTGTTTGTGCTGAATCTTTCGGATGGGAAAAGTGGAATATGCTTGGAACATTTGAAGGAGCTAAGCTTGAAGGAACTATTGCAAAACATCCTTTCTATGACAGAGAATCTCCGATAGTTTTAGCTGACTATGTAACTTTAGATAGCGGTACAGGTTGTGTTCACACTGCTCCAGGTCATGGTCGTGAAGACTTTGAAACAGGAAATCGCTACGGACTAGAAGTTTATTCTCCAATGAATAATGACGGTGTTTTCCTCAAAGAAGTTGAATTTTTCGCTGGTCTAAATGCTTTTGAAGCGAACCCTAAAGTAATTGAAAAACTTGAAGAAGTTGGAAACTTACTTGCCAAGGAAGATATCACTCACTCCTATCCTCATTGCTGGCGTTGTAAAGAGCCTGTCATATTCCGCGCAACTACACAGTGGTTCATTTCTATGGAAAAAAATGACCTGCGCAAAAATACGCTTAAAGCTATTCAGGATGATGTTAACTGGATTCCATCCTGGGGAGAAAACCGTATTTACAAAATGATCGAAAATAGACCTGACTGGTGTATTTCGCGTCAGCGTAATTGGGGTGTACCGATCATCGCTTTAATTTGTCAGGATTGCGACGAAGTGTATAATGATCCTAAATGGGTTTTCTCAGTAGTAGACGAATTTGAAAAACACGAAACAGGTTGCGATTACTGGTTTGAAAAATCAGTTGAAGAACTTGCTCCCACAGGTCTCAAATGTCCTAAATGCGGTGGAACGCATTGGGATAAAGAAACAGATATCCTTGATGTATGGTTCGATTCCGGCACTAGTTTTGCCGCAGTTGTAGAAAAAAGGCCTGAACTTAAATTCCCTGCAGATTTGTACCTTGAAGGGTCAGATCAGCACAGAGGATGGTTCCATAGTTCCCTGCTTGCTTCTATGGCAACTCGAAAAACCCCTCCTTACCGTAACGTGCTGACTCATGGCTATGTTGTTGATAAGCATGGCAAAAAAATGTCTAAATCAATCGGTAACGTAATTGCTCCACAGGAAATTATAGATCAGCACGGTGCTGAAATTTTACGCATGTGGGTTTCTGCAGTAAACTATCAGGAAGATGTAAAAATTTCTGATGAAATATTAAGTCGTTTGGTTGATGCTTATCGCAGAATTAGAAATACTTGTCGTTACCTGCTTGGTAACCTTAATGGGTTTAATCCTGAAACTGATGCAGTGCCTGTTTCAGATCTTCTACCTATAGACCATTTTGCACTTGATCTGGTCAACAGACAGCATGAAAGTATTCAAGATGCTTACAAAAACTTTGAATTCCACAAAGTTTACCATACCCTGCATAATCTCTGTGTAACAGATCTTTCTGCTTTCTATCTTGATATCATTAAAGATAGACTCTATGTGTCGGGAGAAAAAAGTCTTGAACGCCGCTCAGCACAGACTGTTCTTTGGCAGGTAATGATGATGTTGCTTGTAGATATGGCTCCAGTCCTTTCTTTTACTTCTGAAGAAGTTTTCGATCATCTTCCTGAAGAAATGAAATGCGGCGTAAATACTGTTTTTGCTGTTCGTCCTAATCTTCTTGTCCCTGCTATCGATCCAGATGAAAGGACTAAGTGGGAACTTTTGATGGATGTTCGAAGAGAAGTTACTAAGGCTATTGAACCGCTACGTAGAGACAGAGTAATAGGCCATTCTCTTGATACTGAAATTACTCTTTTTGCCGATGAAACAATCACAAAAGCTCTTGAAAATCTTGAAATGAGAGAATTCTTTATTGTTTCCGGAGCAGAAGTTAAACCTTTAGCCAAAGCTGATAGTGAAGCAGTTAAACCTGAAGAGCTTGAAGGTCTTGCTATAACAGTTGTTAAAGCTGAGGGTGAAAAATGCAGCCGTTGCTGGCGTTATGACACCCTCGGATCTAATGCAGAGCATCCTGAACTTTGCCCTCGTTGTACTGAAGTACTAGCGGGCGAATAA
- a CDS encoding DUF493 domain-containing protein, protein MEESIKNFKRVLEEHHEWPCEYTFKFIVPSKSLDELKSLLEGIAHSEKDSKTGKYTSVTATVTADCSDFVLNLYQKAATIEGLISL, encoded by the coding sequence ATGGAAGAATCAATTAAAAATTTTAAAAGAGTTCTTGAAGAACATCACGAATGGCCTTGTGAATATACCTTTAAATTTATAGTTCCTTCAAAATCACTTGACGAACTTAAAAGTCTTCTTGAAGGAATTGCTCATTCTGAAAAAGACTCGAAAACAGGTAAATATACCAGTGTAACCGCAACTGTAACCGCAGACTGTTCAGACTTCGTTCTTAATTTATATCAAAAAGCTGCAACCATTGAAGGTCTTATTTCCTTATAA
- a CDS encoding DUF3536 domain-containing protein produces the protein MSGKFLCIHGHFYQPPREDPWLDMIFPEGSAAPFRHWNERICHESYGPLAWSRRMGDQGIFNITNCYEWMSFNVGPTLFSWIERAEPELYEKIIEADAKSLKRWGHGNAIAQIYHHVIMPLASELDKEAEVAWAIADFESRFKRKPEGMWLSETACNTASLEALAKQGIVYTLLAPRQAEAVSELNSDNWVQVDEGSLNIKEPYLVELPSGKTISVFFYDGGLSQAVAFEGLLKNGDGFWNKLSGAADEGLLSIGTDGETYGHHFEFGEMALAYVLSQGVTGKDDINLTNYGAYLEKNPPTRKVKVREDSSWSCYHGIERWRSDCGCCTGGHNGWNQQWRKPLRDGLDEIKTLMDKHFFAAGEKVFNAPRTALVEYGKVLSGTLSQEEFFKLYFKCNKDSSQANLGWKLLSMQKWALSSFASCGWFFDDLARLEPLNDMSFALRAIEIAESTGLIGLEEKFLQIIERAKSNEERYGSGADLWKSKIKLQSETPGSLIAQGLVRLSAEGAFPILGEEGRVDWPGSSVTIRLESNEESYLQGRAEIQWNLESAVTAYKWEWTKQSSLMSGDVKIEGIKTEYTETFKFDQLSWKKRQSLSMAWVKRVSDNSWDRKLLPVVEYGPDIFVEFEDYQTTQIWSQKWKELWAPLVWTYLFTDVSACDDFVAFIKETGRDHPDIDALIDRISTTLCDMLNENVLLSAKIAKVLVKSKHIELSLNTWKLQNCYWDKVQNGFSSKELSDLLGFDL, from the coding sequence ATGTCTGGAAAATTTTTGTGCATTCATGGGCATTTTTATCAGCCGCCTCGTGAAGATCCTTGGCTTGATATGATCTTTCCTGAAGGTAGTGCGGCTCCTTTCAGGCATTGGAATGAGAGAATATGTCACGAAAGTTATGGCCCTCTAGCATGGTCCAGGCGAATGGGGGATCAAGGTATTTTTAACATAACTAATTGCTATGAATGGATGAGTTTTAATGTGGGGCCGACCCTTTTCAGCTGGATCGAACGTGCGGAACCAGAGCTTTATGAAAAAATCATAGAAGCTGATGCAAAAAGTCTTAAACGCTGGGGACATGGAAATGCTATTGCTCAAATTTATCATCATGTGATCATGCCTCTTGCTTCAGAACTAGATAAAGAAGCAGAAGTTGCATGGGCTATAGCTGACTTTGAGTCTAGGTTTAAGCGTAAACCTGAAGGTATGTGGCTTTCAGAAACGGCCTGTAATACAGCCTCTCTTGAGGCTCTAGCAAAACAGGGGATAGTCTACACTTTACTTGCTCCGCGTCAGGCAGAAGCTGTTTCAGAGTTGAATTCTGATAATTGGGTTCAGGTTGATGAAGGGTCATTAAACATTAAGGAACCATATTTGGTAGAACTCCCATCGGGCAAAACTATATCTGTATTTTTCTATGATGGCGGACTGTCGCAAGCTGTCGCATTTGAAGGGCTTCTCAAAAATGGTGACGGGTTTTGGAATAAGCTTTCCGGTGCGGCCGATGAAGGCTTACTTTCAATTGGCACAGACGGGGAAACTTACGGTCACCATTTTGAATTCGGAGAAATGGCTCTCGCTTATGTTTTATCTCAAGGAGTTACAGGTAAAGACGATATCAACTTAACTAACTACGGGGCCTATCTTGAAAAGAATCCACCCACGCGAAAAGTGAAAGTCCGTGAAGATTCATCATGGAGCTGCTATCACGGAATCGAAAGATGGCGTTCAGACTGCGGCTGTTGCACAGGCGGGCATAACGGATGGAATCAGCAGTGGAGAAAGCCTCTTAGAGATGGATTGGACGAAATAAAAACTCTGATGGATAAGCATTTTTTTGCTGCTGGTGAAAAAGTTTTTAATGCCCCGCGCACAGCATTAGTTGAGTATGGGAAAGTGCTTAGTGGAACTTTGAGCCAAGAAGAGTTCTTCAAGCTTTACTTTAAGTGTAACAAAGATTCTTCTCAAGCCAATTTAGGGTGGAAGCTTTTATCTATGCAAAAATGGGCTTTATCCTCATTTGCCAGCTGTGGATGGTTCTTTGATGACCTCGCCAGACTTGAACCTTTAAATGATATGTCGTTTGCGCTTAGGGCTATTGAGATCGCCGAAAGTACGGGGTTGATCGGTCTTGAAGAAAAATTTCTACAAATAATTGAAAGAGCAAAATCTAATGAAGAAAGATACGGCTCCGGTGCAGATCTTTGGAAGAGTAAAATTAAATTACAAAGCGAGACTCCGGGGAGTTTGATCGCTCAAGGACTTGTAAGGCTCTCTGCAGAAGGTGCTTTCCCTATTCTTGGTGAAGAAGGGCGCGTAGATTGGCCGGGGTCTTCTGTAACAATAAGGCTCGAAAGTAATGAAGAGTCATACTTGCAAGGGCGGGCTGAAATACAATGGAACCTTGAATCTGCTGTAACTGCTTATAAATGGGAATGGACCAAGCAGTCCAGCTTAATGTCCGGTGATGTTAAAATTGAAGGAATAAAGACCGAATATACAGAAACATTTAAGTTTGATCAATTATCATGGAAAAAAAGGCAATCTCTTTCAATGGCTTGGGTAAAAAGAGTTTCTGATAACAGTTGGGATCGAAAGTTGTTACCTGTTGTTGAGTACGGACCGGACATTTTTGTTGAATTTGAAGATTATCAAACGACTCAAATATGGTCTCAAAAATGGAAAGAACTTTGGGCACCGCTTGTATGGACATATTTATTTACGGATGTTTCAGCATGTGATGATTTTGTAGCTTTTATTAAAGAAACAGGCCGTGATCATCCTGATATTGATGCTCTGATTGATCGAATATCAACTACTCTTTGTGATATGCTAAATGAGAATGTGCTTCTGAGTGCAAAAATTGCCAAGGTGTTAGTTAAGTCTAAACATATTGAACTTTCGCTTAATACATGGAAATTACAAAATTGCTATTGGGATAAAGTGCAAAATGGTTTTTCTTCTAAAGAGTTAAGCGATTTGTTAGGGTTTGATCTGTAA
- a CDS encoding MBL fold metallo-hydrolase, with product MAKLNVDDAITEGTAKISILCDNHAIKDSLGKEWGLSMALDMPQGDLWLWDCGASSLFLQNAKEMKIDTNKAKGIAISHGHWDHTAGMDALMESGFTGPVYAHPNFSAKRYALWENDKVKEASFPCEYPGTIIVRDHTELDTGLFMITEIPRIEGLFEATGGLFIDPEMTITDHVPDDSFLLMMTKSGPVVVLGCCHSGLANSLYHLRDLTGLKSLHAIIGGLHLFEADVNEFESTAKVIEEFNPKMIAAGHCTGDKGYEFLKDRLSCDVLPMGSGAVFEF from the coding sequence ATGGCCAAGCTCAATGTAGACGACGCGATTACTGAGGGGACAGCAAAGATATCAATCTTATGCGATAACCATGCTATAAAGGATTCTTTAGGAAAAGAATGGGGTCTTTCTATGGCTCTAGACATGCCTCAGGGAGATCTTTGGTTATGGGACTGCGGTGCAAGCTCACTTTTTCTGCAAAATGCAAAAGAAATGAAAATTGACACAAATAAGGCTAAAGGGATTGCTATCAGCCATGGACATTGGGACCATACCGCAGGCATGGACGCTCTTATGGAGTCAGGTTTTACCGGGCCTGTTTATGCTCATCCTAATTTTTCGGCCAAACGTTACGCTCTCTGGGAAAACGATAAGGTTAAAGAGGCTTCATTCCCGTGTGAATATCCCGGCACAATAATCGTACGTGATCATACAGAACTGGATACTGGGTTGTTCATGATCACTGAAATACCGCGCATTGAAGGACTCTTTGAAGCAACTGGTGGTCTTTTTATTGATCCAGAAATGACCATTACAGATCATGTTCCGGATGATTCTTTTTTACTTATGATGACTAAATCCGGACCGGTTGTTGTTTTAGGATGCTGTCACAGCGGGCTTGCAAATAGTTTATATCACCTGCGCGATCTGACTGGTCTTAAATCTCTGCATGCTATTATCGGTGGGCTTCATCTTTTTGAAGCTGATGTTAATGAATTTGAAAGCACAGCCAAAGTAATTGAAGAGTTTAATCCTAAGATGATTGCTGCTGGTCATTGCACCGGTGATAAGGGGTATGAATTCTTGAAAGATAGACTTTCATGCGATGTTTTGCCAATGGGATCAGGAGCTGTCTTTGAGTTTTAA
- the cimA gene encoding citramalate synthase — MKTIKIYDTTLRDGTQSEEINLSVQDKIRITKKLDELGVHYVEGGWPGSNSTDKDFFEEIKNYHLENTKVSAFGSTHNTRLKPENDPNLTALTECGAKVVTLFGKTWDFHATDALGVSLDRNLELISNSISFMRKHVEELFFDAEHFFDGFKANPDFSLACLKAAHDAGADVLILCDTNGGSLPEEVAEACKTVLSRIPGCKIGIHTHNDCELAVANSLAAVKNGAVQIQGTMNGYGERCGNANLCSIIPNLELKMGYNTIGKENLSMLKSISNYITEIANLRPFLRQPYVGAAAFAHKGGIHVSAVMKDSKSYEHIDPILVGNDRRVLLSDLSGKSNILYKAHQFGYNLEKDDPAVKTILADIKERESIGFEYSAAEASFELLFFKAMGWSKRYFEFINFFVVDAKRKEDTEPFSEATVIVKVHGQENHTAASGDGPVNALDKALRKALEPFYPSLKHVRLMDFKVRVLNGAIRDTSGTSSNVRLLIESTDGKSQWTTMGVSNNIIEASWQALVDSINYKLFKDDPQKWPSSM; from the coding sequence ATGAAAACAATAAAAATATACGATACAACTCTGCGCGATGGAACTCAAAGTGAAGAAATAAACTTATCCGTGCAAGATAAAATACGCATTACGAAAAAGCTTGATGAGCTTGGCGTACATTATGTCGAAGGCGGATGGCCTGGATCAAATTCCACGGATAAAGATTTTTTTGAAGAGATTAAGAATTATCATTTAGAAAATACCAAAGTTTCAGCTTTTGGATCAACTCATAATACACGGCTTAAACCGGAAAATGATCCGAATTTAACTGCTCTTACTGAGTGTGGGGCTAAAGTTGTAACTCTTTTCGGAAAGACTTGGGATTTTCACGCTACTGATGCCTTAGGTGTCAGCTTAGATCGAAATCTTGAACTGATCAGCAACAGCATCAGCTTCATGCGTAAGCATGTTGAAGAGCTGTTCTTTGATGCTGAACATTTTTTTGATGGGTTTAAAGCTAATCCTGATTTTTCATTGGCATGTTTAAAAGCTGCTCATGATGCCGGAGCTGATGTTCTTATTTTATGCGACACTAACGGCGGAAGTTTACCAGAAGAAGTTGCAGAAGCCTGTAAAACAGTTCTTTCAAGAATTCCTGGTTGCAAAATCGGAATTCATACTCATAATGACTGTGAACTGGCGGTAGCCAATTCACTAGCGGCAGTTAAAAACGGTGCAGTGCAAATTCAAGGTACAATGAACGGATATGGTGAACGGTGCGGAAATGCCAACCTTTGCTCTATCATACCTAACCTTGAACTTAAAATGGGCTATAATACTATCGGTAAAGAAAATTTGAGTATGCTGAAAAGTATTTCAAATTACATTACCGAAATAGCCAATCTTCGTCCGTTTCTTAGACAGCCTTACGTTGGTGCGGCTGCTTTTGCTCACAAAGGCGGTATTCACGTCAGTGCGGTTATGAAAGATTCTAAAAGCTACGAACATATTGATCCTATACTTGTTGGTAATGATAGACGGGTTTTACTTTCAGACCTTTCAGGTAAGAGCAACATTCTTTATAAAGCTCATCAGTTTGGATATAATCTTGAAAAAGATGACCCTGCGGTTAAAACGATTCTCGCAGATATCAAAGAACGCGAAAGTATCGGATTTGAATATTCCGCAGCGGAAGCTTCTTTTGAACTATTGTTCTTTAAAGCTATGGGCTGGTCCAAACGGTATTTTGAATTTATTAACTTCTTTGTAGTTGACGCTAAACGCAAAGAAGACACAGAACCTTTTTCAGAAGCAACTGTTATTGTTAAAGTTCATGGACAAGAAAATCATACAGCAGCTTCAGGAGATGGTCCTGTAAATGCACTTGATAAGGCTTTACGTAAAGCTCTTGAACCGTTTTACCCAAGCCTCAAACATGTTCGCCTTATGGATTTTAAAGTTAGAGTTTTGAATGGTGCAATCAGAGATACAAGCGGAACAAGCTCAAATGTCCGCCTTCTCATCGAATCTACTGACGGCAAAAGCCAGTGGACAACAATGGGAGTCAGCAACAACATTATTGAAGCTAGCTGGCAGGCGCTCGTTGATTCCATTAACTATAAATTATTTAAGGATGATCCACAAAAATGGCCAAGCTCAATGTAG
- a CDS encoding aspartate kinase produces MNIVVQKFGGTSVRNLECMKQVLEKVMVPYEQGNKVIVVLSAMSGETNRLIALAKEWSNTPDLAEMDSLVSTGEQVSTALFTMLLKDKGIKARSLLGFQMPITTNTAHSRARILDMGSDEILNLLDKYDILVVAGFQGCTEEKRITTLGRGGSDTSAVAMAAAVNADVCEIYTDVPGVFTTDPNICSQARKLDTVSYDEMLEMASMGAKVLQIRSVEFAKKYNVKVHVRSTFSDEIGTFVTQEDKDMESVMVSGIAYDKDQARVTLAKVLDKPGISAILFTPLAENGVLVDMIVQNPSRDGRTDMTFTIPRADLEITLEILDRIKEEMGAQEILYDQNVCKVSVIGVGMRNHSGVASKAFQALRDENINIMMISTSEIKITCLIEEKYSELAIRTLHNTFGLDKSRSEENML; encoded by the coding sequence ATGAACATAGTAGTACAGAAATTCGGAGGAACCTCAGTTAGGAACCTCGAATGTATGAAGCAGGTACTCGAAAAAGTAATGGTACCTTACGAGCAAGGCAACAAAGTCATTGTAGTATTATCCGCAATGTCCGGCGAAACCAATAGATTGATTGCTCTTGCAAAAGAATGGTCAAACACTCCAGATCTAGCTGAAATGGATTCCCTCGTTTCAACCGGAGAACAAGTTTCAACAGCTTTGTTTACAATGCTCCTTAAAGATAAAGGGATTAAGGCTCGCTCTCTTTTAGGTTTTCAAATGCCTATTACAACTAATACTGCCCACTCACGCGCTCGAATTTTAGACATGGGCAGCGATGAGATTTTAAATCTTTTAGATAAGTATGATATTTTAGTTGTCGCCGGATTTCAGGGATGTACTGAAGAAAAACGTATTACGACCTTAGGACGCGGCGGTTCAGATACATCCGCAGTTGCTATGGCTGCAGCTGTTAACGCTGATGTTTGTGAAATTTACACGGATGTTCCCGGAGTTTTTACAACCGATCCCAACATCTGTAGTCAAGCGCGCAAACTGGATACGGTTTCCTATGATGAGATGCTGGAAATGGCCAGTATGGGAGCAAAAGTTCTACAGATACGTTCAGTTGAATTTGCAAAAAAATATAATGTAAAAGTCCATGTTCGCTCAACTTTCAGCGATGAAATTGGGACATTTGTTACTCAGGAGGATAAAGATATGGAATCGGTTATGGTTTCCGGCATTGCATATGATAAAGATCAGGCACGCGTTACTCTCGCAAAAGTTCTCGATAAGCCAGGTATTTCCGCAATTCTGTTTACTCCTCTAGCTGAGAACGGGGTTCTCGTTGATATGATTGTTCAGAACCCCAGTCGTGACGGACGTACTGATATGACTTTCACAATACCGAGAGCCGATCTTGAAATCACACTTGAAATTCTAGATCGCATCAAAGAAGAAATGGGTGCTCAGGAAATTCTTTATGATCAGAATGTTTGCAAAGTTTCAGTTATCGGCGTTGGAATGCGTAATCACTCCGGTGTTGCTTCTAAAGCATTTCAAGCGCTTCGTGATGAAAATATTAATATTATGATGATCAGCACTTCTGAAATTAAAATTACTTGCCTCATTGAAGAAAAATATAGTGAACTAGCTATCAGAACGCTCCATAACACGTTCGGGCTTGATAAAAGCAGGTCCGAAGAAAATATGCTGTAA